One genomic window of Solanum stenotomum isolate F172 chromosome 9, ASM1918654v1, whole genome shotgun sequence includes the following:
- the LOC125877547 gene encoding E3 ubiquitin-protein ligase RING1-like — translation MVQDIRHKALLIVQENDTSKNISIIIDIVHRIPQTIANLYQDHDHEEANEDELGLIEEQVAMNLMTLEETRVFVPVIPTSKDAIEALEKVKVETLNVDKSFGETCMICLGKLLTKDIVELTRMPCKHMFHGDCIIQWLEKNHVCPLCRFRMPIDKEN, via the coding sequence ATGGTTCAAGATATTAGACATAAGGCCTTGTTGATTGTTCAAGAAAATGATACATCTAAGAATATCTCAATCATCATCGACATAGTCCATCGTATTCCTCAAACAATTGCAAATCTTTATCAAGATCATGATCACGAGGAAGCTAATGAGGATGAGCTAGGGTTAATAGAGGAACAAGTTGCGATGAATTTGATGACCTTGGAAGAAACGCGTGTGTTTGTGCCTGTAATTCCAACATCAAAGGATGCTATTGAAGCGCTTGAGAAGGTGAAAGTAGAGACATTGAATGTTGACAAGAGTTTTGGTGAAACTTGTATGATATGTCTTGGCAAGTTGCTTACAAAGGACATTGTTGAACTAACTCGTATGCCTTGCAAGCATATGTTTCATGGAGATTGCATTATTCAATGGcttgaaaaaaatcatgtttgtCCCTTATGTCGCTTTAGAATGCCAATtgataaagaaaattaa